The following coding sequences lie in one Apium graveolens cultivar Ventura chromosome 1, ASM990537v1, whole genome shotgun sequence genomic window:
- the LOC141714361 gene encoding uncharacterized protein LOC141714361 — MLFKHDVAKTNFAEDGIDDWHNLAAKLRSHESSNGHLVNMSAWIELEVRMEKNETIDKIEQDRIKKEIERWKKVLVRIIVVVQTLACNNLAFRGDEEKIGKRKNVFFYKFIEMLAQFDPIMEEHVRLVKEGTLHTHYLSHKIQNDLIMALANETKDSIIKKILEARYFSVILDCTPDKSRVEQMSLVIRCVDITVSPIKVEEFFIQFVIVDDTSGFGLFSKLEEVLGDLGLDIDDVRGQAYDNGANMKGKHKGVQKRLLVVNPRAFYTPCGCHSLNLVLCDIANCCSEGSNFFGVIQRLYTLFSSSTQRWEILKKFINGLTLKPLCATRWESHIESVRAVRFQTSKLRDALVHLSNVTQDSMIRCEARSLVENEIESFEFLFSMCIWFNLLNIINAVSKFLQLEDIDIDIALSRLEELINFFNEFRETGYDSCMKEAKELALELDVEPVFPEKRKIRRLVHFDDLGVTAADDDQNLSVEQKFRRYYFLYIVDQGAFQLKERFKQFQDYKEKFGFLFNLKKHLSGDDEGLKSCCMKLEGFLRHDMRYDIVGTKLFNELQVLRMVIPDEITKAIDVLNYLSSSSRQLNYPNVWIAYRIVVTILVTVVEAERTFSRLKLIKSYLRSSMSQDRLNGLALLSIESELTSSLDYSKIIERFTSQKPRKKFQNQ; from the coding sequence ATGTTATTTAAACATGATGTGGCCAAGACAAATTTTGCAGAAGATGGAATTGATGATTGGCACAATCTTGCTGCTAAGTTAAGATCTCATGAAAGCAGTAATGGTCATCTAGTAAATATGAGCGCTTGGATTGAGTTAGAAGTGCGGATGGAGAAAAATGAAACAATTGATAAGATTGAACAAGATCGGATTAAAAAAGAGATAGAGCGCTGGAAAAAGGTCCTGGTTAGGATTATTGTTGTGGTCCAAACTCTTGCTTGCAATAATTTAGCATTTCGAGGAGATGAAGAGAAAATTGGTAAACGCAAGaatgtatttttttataaattcatTGAGATGCTTGCACAATTTGATCCAATAATGGAAGAGCACGTCCGACTAGTCAAGGAAGGTACTTTACATACACATTACTTGAGCCATAAAAttcaaaatgatttaataatGGCATTGGCAAATGAGACCAAGGATTCaatcataaaaaaaattctaGAAGCAAGATACTTTTCTGTCATTTTGGATTGTACTCCAGATAAAAGTCGTGTGGAGCAAATGTCTTTAGTAATCCGGTGCGTTGATATTACTGTATCTCCAATAAAAGTTGAAGAATTTTTTATACAGTTTGTGATAGTTGATGATACATCAGGTTTTGGGCTCTTTAGCAAGCTTGAAGAGGTTCTTGGTGATCTTGGACTTGATATTGATGATGTTAGAGGACAAGCATATGATAACGGGGCAAATATGAAAGGAAAACATAAAGGGGTTCAGAAAAGACTACTTGTTGTGAATCCTCGAGCCTTTTACACTCCATGTGGTTGTCACAGTCTAAATCTTGTGCTTTGTGATATAGCAAATTGTTGTAGCGAGGGGTCTAATTTTTTTGGGGTTATACAAAGATTATACACTTTGTTTTCATCTTCAACACAGCGATGGGAAATTCTCAAGAAATTTATTAACGGCCTAACATTAAAGCCACTGTGTGCAACAAGATGGGAAAGTCACATCGAAAGCGTGAGAGCGGTAAGATTTCAGACTTCTAAACTAAGAGATGCATTGGTTCATCTTAGTAATGTAACTCAGGACTCTATGATAAGGTGTGAAGCTAGAAGTTTAGTTGAAAATGAAATTGAGAGTTTTGAGTTTCTATTTTCTATGTGCATCTGGTTTAATTTGTTAAATATCATTAATGCAGTTAGTAAGTTCTTACAACTTGAAgatattgatattgatattgCATTGTCAAGATTGGAAGAACTTATAAATTTCTTTAATGAGTTTAGAGAAACTGGTTATGACTCTTGTATGAAGGAGGCAAAAGAGTTAGCTTTGGAGTTGGATGTGGAGCCTGTGTTTCCTGAAAAGCGAAAAATTCGTAGGCTTGTTCATTTTGATGATCTTGGGGTTACTGCAGCTGATGATGATCAGAACTTGAGTGTTGAACAAAAATTCAGAAGGTATTATTTCTTGTATATTGTTgatcaaggtgcttttcaactcAAAGAACGGTTTAAACAGTTTCAAGATTATAAGGAAAAATTTGGGTTTTTATTTAACCTGAAGAAGCATTTATCTGGTGATGATGAGGGGTTAAAATCTTGTTGCATGAAACTTGAGGGATTTCTTAGACATGATATGCGATATGATATTGTTGGCACAAAGTTGTTTAACGAGTTACAAGTGCTTCGAATGGTAATACCCGATGAGATAACAAAGGCAATAGATGTGCTTAATTATTTAAGTTCTAGTTCAAGACAACTAAATTATCCAAATGTTTGGATAGCTTATAGAATCGTTGTGACCATTCTTGTTACAGTGGTAGAGGCAGAAAGGACATTTTCTAGATTGAAACTGATCAAATCTTATCTCCGCTCTTCGATGTCTCAAGATAGACTTAATGGATTGGCTTTATTGTCTATTGAAAGTGAGCTGACAAGTTCTCTAGATTATAGCAAAATCATAGAGAGATTCACATCTCAAAAGCCTAGAAAAAAGTTTCAAAATCAATAA
- the LOC141674587 gene encoding myosin-binding protein 2-like has product MAANKFATMVHRNTNKLTLILVYVLLEWTLIALLLLNSLLSYLIIKFANYFGLKPPCFLCSRIDHFFEPEKGDNFNKDLVCEAHATEISRLGYCKNHQKLATFRDMCEDCSFSRPDFCGVSKNFSFLPWVKEIGMIGDDKVFDDGVLSLRCSCCDVSLEKQVYSPYVLIKPSWDDLEGDHKENFTKKEEFSDRIRSEFLVDHLDDDQEVVNKNEEEMSCDVNGGYILIEGKADEDSDSSISVSKVGLEELKGRDDDEVEMLLEKDREFSKEDLSKMMKDLVSDEIVSKEEASSKIHPEDLEFFIDFSGHQLVPIELIDSTTEEIELNKAEENRKSSDLQENYWSSEFAIVDQFEAVVGENKFTASESMDIEETESSLVFNAKESFLEYENADNSRGMEDIENFMPFHAKESFPEYEYADKSVEMEHFHANESYAEYDNVGITQAPTFVDISDVQGIAALEGQEFESNVPADMFQVQSKESELEVLIGTKSAALHAEDVESYVPAVFDEDLPIKINETEEEVSIGTEIPDLYPTDKTEPQDTTCLREDLSSISSNFHEDDHEHGIEIKLQQEETLRLGNLAIEISENMTNNQLSESTEINVIDEEKFPDTPTSLDSFHHLHKKLLLLDRKESGTEESLDGSALSEFESGDGVITVERLTSALRAERKALHVVYTELEEERSASAIAANQTMAMINRLQEEKAAMQMEALQYQRMMEEQSEYDQEALQLLNELMLKREREKQELEKELDMYRKKVTDYEAKEKMRMLRRSKDGSARSAFSSASFSNREDSDDISTDFNQEVEELDGFYSHQESGNHNTPVDAVIHLGESFGEFEEERMSILEQLKVLEDKLFTLSEDEHHYEHVRPIKHFLQGNGNHLDENFDFSGEECNGFSNGYPREVNGKQHQEGRFMGAKAKRLLPLFDATTAENENGELNGHENGEPYVHEYDELNGHENGFESVVTRFELEERRVAIEEEVDQLYARMHALETDKEFLKHCISSLKKGDKGIDLLQEILQHLRDLRNMELRAKEFTDGTLLV; this is encoded by the exons ATGGCTGCCAACAAATTTGCAACTATGGTACATAGAAACACAAACAAACTCACACTTATACTTGTTTATGTTCTTCTTGAATGGACTTTAATAGCTCTTTTGCTTCTCAATTCTCTACTTTCTTATTTGATCATCAAATTTGCAAATTATTTTGGCCTTAAACCACCTTGTTTTTTGTGTTCAAGAATTGATCATTTCTTTGAACCAGAAAAAGGTGATAATTTTAACAAGGATCTTGTATGTGAAGCTCATGCAACTGAGATTTCTAGACTTGGGTATTGTAAAAATCATCAAAAGTTGGCAACTTTTAGAGATATGTGTGAAGATTGTTCATTTTCAAGGCCAGATTTTTGTGGGGTTTCCAAGAATTTTAGTTTCTTGCCATGGGTTAAAGAGATTGGGATGATTGGTGATGATAAGGTGTTTGATGATGGGGTTTTGAGTTTGAGGTGTTCTTGTTGTGATGTGAGCTTGGAGAAGCAAGTTTATTCTCCTTATGTTTTGATTAAGCCTAGTTGGGATGATTTGGAAGGTGATCATAAAGAGAATTTTACTAAGAAGGAAGAGTTTTCGGATCGAATCAGATCGGAATTCTTGGTTGATCATTTGGACGATGATCAAGAGGTTGTAAACAAGAATGAGGAGGAGATGAGTTGTGATGTTAATGGAGGTTATATTTTGATTGAAGGAAAAGCAGATGAGGATTCGGATTCATCTATTTCTGTATCGAAAGTTGGGTTGGAGGAATTGAAAGGAAGAGATGATGATGAAGTAGAAATGCTTTTGGAAAAAGATAGGGAGTTTTCTAAAGAAGATTTAAGTAAGATGATGAAAGATCTAGTTTCTGATGAGATTGTGAGCAAAGAAGAGGCATCTTCGAAAATTCATCCTGAGGATTTGGAGTTTTTTATTGACTTTAGTGGTCATCAGTTGGTTCCAATTGAATTGATAGATTCAACTACTGAGGAAATTGAATTGAACAAGGCTGAAGAAAATCGGAAAAGTAGTGATTTACAAGAAAATTATTGGAGTTCTGAATTTGCTATTGTAGATCAATTTGAAGCAGTGGTAGGGGAAAACAAGTTTACGGCTTCTGAGTCTATGGATATTGAAGAGACTGAGAGTTCTCTGGTTTTTAATGCTAAAGAAAGCTTTTTGGAATATGAAAATGCAGATAATTCCAGGGGGATGGAAGATATTGAGAATTTTATGCCTTTTCACGCTAAAGAGAGTTTTCCGGAATATGAATATGCTGACAAATCTGTAGAAATGGAGCATTTTCACGCTAATGAAAGTTATGCAGAATATGACAATGTTGGTATAACTCAAGCACCAACATTTGTGGATATCAGTGATGTTCAAGGCATTGCAGCACTTGAGGGTCAAGAATTCGAATCTAATGTTCCTGCAG ATATGTTTCAAGTGCAAAGCAAAGAAAGTGAACTCGAGGTATTAATTGGCACAAAATCGGCAGCACTACATGCTGAAGATGTAGAGTCATATGTTCCGGCAG TTTTCGATGAAGATTTGcctattaaaatcaatgaaactGAAGAAGAAGTCTCCATAGGGACAGAGATTCCAGATCTGTATCCAACAGATAAGACTGAACCTCAAGATACCACTTGCTTACGTGAAGATCTTTCCTCGATTTCTTCCAATTTTCATGAAGATGATCATGAACATG GCATTGAGATAAAATTGCAACAAGAAGAAACACTTAGATTGGGGAATTTGGCGATTGAAATAAGTGAAAACATGACAAATAATCAACTATCTGAAAGCACAGAGATCAATGTAATTGATGAAGAGAAGTTTCCTGATACACCAACTTCATTGGACAGTTTTCATCATTTACACAAGAAATTGTTACTACTTGATCGAAAAGAATCTGGAACTGAAGAATCACTAGATGGTAGTGCCTTAAGTGAGTTTGAAAGCGGAGACGGTGTAATTACTGTTGAGCGTCTGACCTCGGCATTAAGAGCTGAAAGGAAGGCTTTACATGTAGTGTATACAGAACTGGAAGAGGAGAGAAGTGCTTCTGCCATAGCTGCAAACCAGACTATGGCAATGATAAACAGACTTCAAGAGGAGAAGGCAGCTATGCAGATGGAGGCCTTGCAATATCAAAGGATGATGGAGGAGCAATCGGAATATGATCAAGAAGCGCTGCAACTCTTGAATGAGCTTATGTTAAAGAGGGAAAGAGAAAAACAAGAGTTAGAGAAAGAATTGGATATGTACCGAAAGAAGGTGACGGATTATGAAGCCAAAGAGAAGATGAGAATGTTGAGAAGAAGCAAGGATGGTAGTGCAAGAAGTGCATTTTCCTCTGCTTCTTTTAGCAATCGGGAGGATAGCGATGATATATCCACTGATTTTAATCAAGAAGTTGAGGAACTAGATGGATTTTATAGTCATCAAGAAAGTGGAAACCACAATACACCTGTTGATGCAGTTATTCATTTAGGGGAGTCTTTTGGCGAATTTGAGGAAGAGAGGATGTCTATTTTGGAGCAGCTCAAGGTTTTAGAAGATAAACTTTTTACATTGAGTGAAGACGAGCATCATTATGAACATGTAAGGCCAATTAAGCATTTTTTGCAAGGCAATGGTAACCATTTGGATGAGAATTTTGATTTTAGCGGTGAAGAATGCAATGGATTCTCAAATGGTTATCCAAGGGAAGTGAACGGAAAACAGCATCAAGAGGGGAGATTTATGGGTGCAAAGGCTAAAAGACTTCTTCCTCTTTTTGATGCAACTACTGCAGAAAATGAAAATGGGGAACTAAATGGTCACGAAAATGGGGAACCTTATGTTCATGAATATGACGAATTGAATGGTCACGAAAATGGATTTGAATCTGTTGTCACAAGATTTGAATTGGAAGAGAGGAGGGTTGCCATTGAAGAAGAAGTGGATCAACTTTATGCTCGGATGCATGCTCTTGAAACAGACAAAGAATTCCTAAAGCATTGCATAAGCTCTTTGAAGAAAGGGGACAAGGGTATAGATCTTCTTCAGGAAATTTTACAACATTTACGCGATTTGAGGAACATGGAGCTACGTGCGAAGGAATTCACTGATGGCACTCTACTAGTATAA